The Edwardsiella tarda ATCC 15947 = NBRC 105688 region TGAGCCAGGCCCTCCAACAGATCGGTAAAAATCTTCTCGGCTTCGCCTAGGATCGGTTGTACATCCTGGCCGGCAATGGTGCGATCGATCAGCGCGACCAAGTGGTTGGTGATGCGGGCCGGAGCAGACAGCACGGCGGCGACCTGTCCTTGGGCGGCGTTACTCTCCAGAATGTCGGCCACGCTGATCACGCGCTGAGCGTTGGCGACCGATGTTCCGCCGAACTTTAATACTTTCATCTGACTCTCTCCGAATTTGGCCGAAAAAAAAGCCCGCACTGTGAAGTGCGGGCTTTTTCATTTTCACTTTTCTGTATGCGTCAGCCCGCCCCGTTACTGGTTGTACCGGTGGTGGTAATTGTAGTGATGATATTCAGGCTGAAGTTACGCATAGTCTGTCCAAGTTATTCCTGTGTCTGCCCTATATTGGTTAAAGCAAAGCCAACGGTGAGTCAACCTATTTCTATTTTG contains the following coding sequences:
- the thrL gene encoding thr operon leader peptide, whose product is MRNFSLNIITTITTTGTTSNGAG